One window from the genome of Dermacentor silvarum isolate Dsil-2018 chromosome 7, BIME_Dsil_1.4, whole genome shotgun sequence encodes:
- the LOC119458337 gene encoding serpin B3, with translation MRRRSSQWTLATKDDNASDSGEEYVPPSRSSRHRRRRSSRRKSMSQPTSPARSRRGSHRSSSPGPHRSSLSSSMTSSTSMASWLSRAPRGAAAALATTDDDLSSEMDSTDEDAETKRLREPSFNMAPEMSGCLLQFAVDVSRKLREGGDTRNLLVSPLLLAGMLVMLLHGCASRTSASAAALGRALHVHWAPFRMARSYDRVARATLAPFRRPKLRVHHFTYTCFMALFHDDSVPLAHSYYQMQERLSYLLVRRNFAQDAEQCRLSMDALARALSSFAFKPGHDIFPPGSVDERSLVVLFSCIRLEGAWRHSFQPVSGDFHETPEAAVTVAMMRQTGSFRMYRCSELEVTVLELPYENRDVSLVVLLPRRLDGLAALEKRLTAARLLHCVARLEERHNVTVYMPRLKLRSVTDLGPVLKDMGLGVLFTDEANLRYLSKAEGAHLSGARHVAVLHANRKGATGSDSAPSTPPVGRGVVSPPSMGASPPTSPPSGSLSPAPTAYSSSAMSSGSAFDEPRSLAQFVVDRPFMLLMLKRRPDVVLLLGSVKKLV, from the exons ATGCGCCGTCGCTCATCCCAGTGGACCCTCGCCACCAAGGACGACAATGCGTCGGACTCGGGCGAGGAGTACGTCCCTCCGTCGCGGTCGtcgcgccaccgccgccggcgaTCGTCGCGGCGCAAGTCAATGTCTCAGCCGACGTCGCCCGCCAGGTCGCGCCGCGGGAGCCACAGGTCGTCGTCGCCGGGGCCGCATCGCTCCAGCCTGTCGTCTTCGATGACGTCGTCGACGTCGATGGCCTCGTGGTTGTCCCGAGCGCCGCGCGGTGCGGCTGCCGCCCTGGCCACCACTGACGACGACCTCTCGTCCGAGATGGACAGCACCGATGAGGACGCCGAAACCAAAAG GCTGCGCGAGCCGTCGTTCAACATGGCCCCCGAGATGAGCGGCTGCCTGCTGCAGTTCGCGGTGGACGTGAGCCGCAAGCTGCGCGAGGGCGGCGACACGCGCAACCTCCTCGTGTCACCCCTGCTGCTGGCCGGCATGCTGGTCATGCTGCTGCACGGCTGCGCGTCGCGCACCAGTGCCTCGGCGGCAGCCCTGGGTCGCGCGCTGCACGTGCACTGGGCGCCGTTCCGCATGGCGCGCTCCTACGACCGCGTGGCCCGAGCGACCCTGGCGCCCTTCCGACGGCCCAAGCTGCGCGTGCACCACTTCACCTACACGTGCTTCATGGCGCTCTTCCACGACGACAGCGTGCCACTCGCCCACTCCTACTACCAGATGCAG GAGCGCCTGTCGTACCTGCTGGTGAGGCGCAACTTCGCGCAGGATGCCGAGCAGTGCCGCCTGTCGATGGACGCCCTGGCGCGCGCCCTCTCGTCGTTCGCCTTCAAGCCGGGCCACGACATCTTCCCGCCGGGCTCGGTGGACGAGCGCAGCCTGGTCGTGCTATTCTCGTGCATCCGCCTGGAAGGAGCATGGCGACACTCCTTCCAGCCGGTCAGCGGGGACTTCCACGAGACGCCCGAGGCCGCCGTCACCGTGGCCATGATGCGACAGACGGGCTCATTCCGCATGTACCGATGCTCGGAGCTTGAG GTGACGGTGTTGGAGCTTCCGTACGAGAACCGCGACGTGTCGCTGGTGGTGCTCCTGCCGCGGCGTCTCGACGGTCTCGCGGCGCTCGAGAAGCGCCTGACTGCTGCTCGCCTGCTTCACTGCGTTGCGCGACTCGAGGAGCGGCACAACGTGACGGTGTACATGCCCAGGCTCAAACTGCGGAGCGTCACCGACCTGGGGCCCGTGCTGAAGGATATGGGCCTCGGCGTGCTCTTCACGGACGAGGCGAACCTTAG GTACCTGAGCAAGGCAGAAGGCGCACACCTGTCCGGCGCGCGTCACGTGGCCGTCCTGCACGCCAACCGGAAGGGCGCCACGGGTTCCGATAGCGCCCCCTCCACTCCCCCTGTTGGCCGCGGCGTGGTCTCTCCGCCGTCGATGGGCGCCAGTCCGCCCACAAGCCCACCGAGCGGGTCTCTGTCTCCCGCACCAACCGCGTACTCTTCCAGCGCAATGAGCAGCGGCTCCGCTTTTGACGAGCCGCGCAGCCTGGCGCAGTTCGTGGTCGACCGGCCCTTCATGTTGCTCATGCTCAAGCGCAGACCCGACGTCGTGCTCCTGCTCGGCTCCGTCAAGAAGTTGGTTTAG